CCAGGGGCACCCGCTCGGTGCCGATGGCCTGCTCCTTCTGGATGACGGCCTCGATGGAGATGCCGGAGTCGGCGAGGATACGGGTGATGTCCGCCAGCACGCCGGCCTGGTCCCGCACCTGCATGCGCAGATAGTAGGCGGTCTCCACCTCCTCCATGTCCACCATGGCCAGCTCGGTGTTGAGGGCGTCGGGCTGGAATGCCAGATGGGGCACGCGGTTGTTGGGGTCGGTGGTCAGGGCCCGGGTGACGTCCACCAGGTCCGCCACCACCGCCGATGCCGTGGGTTCGGCCCCGGCACCGGCGCCGTAGTAGAGGGTGGGACCCACGGCATCGGCCATCACCAGCACGGCATTCATCACGCCGTCCACGTTGGCGATGAGGCGGCGCTCCGGAATGAGGGTGGGATGCACCCTGAGCTCGATGCCACCGTTGGTACGGCGGGTGATGCCGAGGTGCTTGATGCGGTAGCCCAGCTCCTCGGCGTAGGCCACGTCTTCCGGGGCGATGCCGGCGATACCCTCGGTATAGCACTTGTCGAACTGCAGGGGCACGCCGAAGGCGATGGAGGCCAGGATGGTGAGCTTGTGGGCGGCGTCGATGCCCTCCACGTCGAAGGTGGGGTCGGCCTCGGCATAGCCCAGCGCCTGGGCCTCGGCCAGCACGTCGGCGAAGGCACGGCCCTTGTCCCGCATCTCGGTGAGGATGAAGTTGCCGGTGCCGTTGATAATGCCGGCCACCCACTGAATGTGGTTGGCGGCGAGCCCCTCGCGCATGGCCTTGATGATGGGTATGCCCCCCGCGACCGCCGCCTCGAAGGCCACCATGACGCCGCGACGCTGGGCGGCCAGGAAAATCTCGTTGCCGTGGTGGGCGATGAGGGCCTTGTTGGCGGTCACCACGTGCTTGCCGTTCTCGATGGCCTTGAGGATGAGGATGCGGGCCAGGTCGTAGCCGCCGATGAGTTCCACCACCACCTCCACGGCGGGGTCATCCACCACCGCCATGGCATCGCTGCTCTGGCGCACCCCGTCGAGGCCGAGCTCGGCGACGCGATCGAGATTGAGGGCCGCCACGTGGCTGATCTCGATACCGCGACCGGCCCGCCGGGCGATCTCCGCACCGTTACGGCGCAGCACGGTGGCGGTGCCCCCGCCCACGGTGCCGAGCCCCATCAAACCCACTCTTACCGGTTCCAAGGTATCAATCCCCCGTAATGCCGTCTTTGCGCAGCATGCTGCGGATACCGCGTACCGCCTGGCGGGTGCGGTGCTCGTTTTCGATGAGGGCGAAGCGCACGTGAGCGTCGCCGTAAGCCCCGAATCCCACCCCCGGCGAGGCCGCCACCTTGGCATCCCGCAGCAGCTTCTTGGAGAACTCCAGGGACCCCATCTCCCGGTAGGGCTCCGGGATGGGAGCCCACACGAACATAGTGGCCTTGGGGGGCTCCACCGGCCAGCCGGCGGCGTTCAGCCCCTGGCACAGCACGTCGCGGCGGTTGCGATAGGTGGTGCGGATCTCCTCCACGCAGTCCTGGGGCCCCTCCAGGGCGGCGATGGCGGCCACCTGCACCGGGGTGAAGATACCGTAGTCCAGGTAGGACTTGATGCGCCGCAGGGCCCCCACCAGGGTGCGGTTACCCACCATGAAACCGACCCGCCAGCCCGGCATGTTGTAGCTCTTGGAGAGGGTGAAGAACTCCACCGCCACCTCCTTGGCGCCGGGCACCTGGAGGATGGAGGGGGCCTCGTAACCGTCGAACACCAGGTCGGCGTAGGCGAGGTCCTGGATCACCCAGATCTCGTGCTCGCGGGCGATGGCCACCACCTTTTCGTAGAACTCCAGGTCCACGCACTGGGTGGTGGGGTTGCTGGGGAAGTTGAGCACCAGCAGCTTGGGCTTGGGCCAGGAATCCTTGATGGCCTTCTCCATCTCGGCGAAGAAGTCCACGTCGGCGCCGATGGGCACGTGGCGGATGTCGGCCCCGGCGATGACGAAGCCCCAGGGGTGGATGGGATAGGAGGGGTTGGGCACCAGTACCGCATCCCCCGGCTCCACGGTAGCCAGGGCCAGGTGGGCCAGCCCCTCCTTGGAGCCGATGGTGACGATGGCCTCCTCGTCCATGTCGAGGTCCACATCGTAGCGAACCTTGTACCAGTTGCAGATGGCGCGGCGCAGGCGCGGGATCCCCCGGGACATGGAGTAACGGTGGGTATCGTTGCGCTGGGCCACTTCCACCAGCTTGTCCACGATGTGGCGGGGCGTGGGCCGGTCGGGGTTGCCCATGCCGAAATCGATGATGTCCTCGCCCCGGGCCCGCGCCTCGGCCTTGAGTTGATCGACCGACGCAAAGACGTACGGCGGCAAACGCTTGATACGCGGGAATTCTTCAATCACGAGGCAGCAATCCTGAGGAGGGGGCCGGAACGGGGCGGACACCCGGAAACGTCGAACCATAGCCAAGGGGTATTCGGACTGTCAATCGGGACGCGCCCCGCTTCTGCCGTGATATTCTGGATGGACATGAAAACCCTGCCGATCTGTTTCGTCCTGGCCGCCGCCGCGGCCGGCGCCGCCGAGCCCGTGCGCGAACTCACCGCCGCGGACTGGGACCGCCCCCGCAGCGGCGACTTCGTCACCGGCATCCCGGTATTGCGCGACACCATGCAGGCCGTCGACCGGCCCGCCGGCCGCCATCTGCGGATACGTCACCCGGGGGGCGAGCAGGGACTGCTGTGGGCCGAGGAACTGCGCGGCTGGCTGGTGGCCCTGGGGCTCGGCTCCTCCCGTATTCACCTGGTACCCGGGGCCGGGCGCCCCGATGTCCTGGAACTGGTAGTGGAAACACCCTGAGCCATGCCTCGTGTCGCCGCCATACAGATCGCCGCCGGCCCCATCCTGGCAGCCAACCTGGACGAGGCCAAGCGGCGCATCGCCGAGGCCGCGGCCGCCGGCGCCGGCCTGGTGGTGCTGCCGGAGAATTTCGCCCTCATGGGGGAGCAGGAGGCCGACAAGCTGGCAGTGGCGGAGACCGACGGCGACGGCCCCATCCAGACATTCCTCGCCGAGCAGGCGGCACGCCACGGCATCTGGCTGGTGGGGGGCACCATCCCCATGGCCACCCCGAGGCCGGGGCGCGTGCGCGCCGCCTCTTTGGTCTACAACCATCAGGGCACGCGGGTGGCCCGCTACGACAAGATCCACATGTTCGACGTCACGGTGGATGCCGACAGCGGCGAGGTCTACGTGGAATCGGAGACCACCGAGCCCGGCGAGCGGGCGGTGGTGGTGGACACCCCCTTCGGCCGCCTGGGCCTCGCCGTGTGTTACGACCTGCGCTTCCCGGAGCTGTTTCGTTACCTGGTGGCCCGCGGCATGGAGATCCTCGCCCTGCCCGCGGCCTTCACGGCGGCCACCGGCAAGGCCCACTGGGGCATGCTGTTGCGGGCGCGGGCGGTGGAGAACCTGTGCTACGTGGTGGCGGCCGCCCAAGGCGGCTTCCATGTGGGTGGCCGCGAGACCTACGGCCACAGCATGGTGGTGGACCCCTGGGGCGCCGTGCTGGCGGAGATGGAGCGCGGCCGCGGCGTGGTCAGCGCGGACATCGACCTGGACCGCCTGCGCGAACTCCGCCAGCGCTTCCCCGCCCTGCAACACCAGCGCTTCGTGTGCGGGCCTCCCTGACCCACGGTCGCGGATTGCGGTTCACCGCCATTTTTTTCAACTACGAAAGGCGCGAAATACGCGAAAAAAGAGGCGCTTCAACAGAATTCGTAGGTGTAGATGAGGAGAATTTTCTCTCGCCAAGGCGCCAAGAACGCCAAGGAAAAGCGGATCTTTCACGGCGGCACGGAGACTCAGAGAAGGCGAGAAGAATGCACAGTTCCGGAGACCTCGCAGGCCCCGTGAGGGCGCCCTGGTACCGGTAAAGGCTCCATTCGCTGGTCCGATCCGCCAAGCCTAGCGATAAACACCGTGCCTCTGTGCTCCTGTGAAAGAAATCAATGCTTTTCTTGGCGAGCTTGGCGCCTTGGCGAGAGCAACAAGAAACATTTCGCGTCTTTCGTAGTTATTCTTCTGGGTTTTCCCGGCCTATTCCGCCAGCAGTTCCCGCACGTCCACGAAGTGGCCGGCGACGGCGGCGGCGGCGGCCATGGCGGGGCTCACCAGGTGAGTGCGCCCGCCCTGGCCCTGGCGGCCCTCGAAGTTGCGATTGGAGGTGGAGGCGCAGCGCTCGCCGGGCTCCAGGCGATCGGCATTCATGGCCAGGCACATGGAGCAGCCGGGCTCGCGCCACTGGAAGCCCGCGTCCAGGAATACCTGGTCCAGCCCCTCCGCCTCGGCCGCGGCCTTCACGGGACCGGAGCCCGGGACCACCATGGCCAGCTTGATGTTGGGGGCCACCCGCCGGCCCCGGATCACCGCGGCCGCTTCCCTCAGGTCCTCGATGCGGGAGTTGGTACAGGAG
The Gammaproteobacteria bacterium DNA segment above includes these coding regions:
- a CDS encoding homoserine dehydrogenase — its product is MEPVRVGLMGLGTVGGGTATVLRRNGAEIARRAGRGIEISHVAALNLDRVAELGLDGVRQSSDAMAVVDDPAVEVVVELIGGYDLARILILKAIENGKHVVTANKALIAHHGNEIFLAAQRRGVMVAFEAAVAGGIPIIKAMREGLAANHIQWVAGIINGTGNFILTEMRDKGRAFADVLAEAQALGYAEADPTFDVEGIDAAHKLTILASIAFGVPLQFDKCYTEGIAGIAPEDVAYAEELGYRIKHLGITRRTNGGIELRVHPTLIPERRLIANVDGVMNAVLVMADAVGPTLYYGAGAGAEPTASAVVADLVDVTRALTTDPNNRVPHLAFQPDALNTELAMVDMEEVETAYYLRMQVRDQAGVLADITRILADSGISIEAVIQKEQAIGTERVPLVLLTHRVRECSMNEALVRIEALEPVAGGVTRIRVEYLNS
- the alaC gene encoding alanine transaminase, whose product is MIEEFPRIKRLPPYVFASVDQLKAEARARGEDIIDFGMGNPDRPTPRHIVDKLVEVAQRNDTHRYSMSRGIPRLRRAICNWYKVRYDVDLDMDEEAIVTIGSKEGLAHLALATVEPGDAVLVPNPSYPIHPWGFVIAGADIRHVPIGADVDFFAEMEKAIKDSWPKPKLLVLNFPSNPTTQCVDLEFYEKVVAIAREHEIWVIQDLAYADLVFDGYEAPSILQVPGAKEVAVEFFTLSKSYNMPGWRVGFMVGNRTLVGALRRIKSYLDYGIFTPVQVAAIAALEGPQDCVEEIRTTYRNRRDVLCQGLNAAGWPVEPPKATMFVWAPIPEPYREMGSLEFSKKLLRDAKVAASPGVGFGAYGDAHVRFALIENEHRTRQAVRGIRSMLRKDGITGD
- a CDS encoding carbon-nitrogen hydrolase family protein; translated protein: MPRVAAIQIAAGPILAANLDEAKRRIAEAAAAGAGLVVLPENFALMGEQEADKLAVAETDGDGPIQTFLAEQAARHGIWLVGGTIPMATPRPGRVRAASLVYNHQGTRVARYDKIHMFDVTVDADSGEVYVESETTEPGERAVVVDTPFGRLGLAVCYDLRFPELFRYLVARGMEILALPAAFTAATGKAHWGMLLRARAVENLCYVVAAAQGGFHVGGRETYGHSMVVDPWGAVLAEMERGRGVVSADIDLDRLRELRQRFPALQHQRFVCGPP